In Deferribacterota bacterium, the DNA window TGTACTCAGTACAGCCATTTGGTAATACGTTGGTTAAAATGGAGCTGACAGGTAATGAAATAAAAGAACTATTAAGACAACAATGGCAGACTGAAGATTATCCAAGGATGCTACAAATATCCGGGCTTTCATACACGTGGGATGCAAACAAGGATATTAACGAAAGGATAATAAATATTGTAGATAACAACAATGTGCCACTTGATGATAACAGAATTTATAAGATAACTGTTAATTCTTTTCTTGCTGATGGTGGTGATGGTTTTACAGTTTTAAAGAATGGCAGAAACAGAGAAATAGGGCCAACAGATTTAGACGGATTAATAAATTTTATAAATGAATTAAAACAGCCAATTTATTATACAATAGAGGGCAGAATTAAAAAAATTATGTAAAAACTACTTTATAAATTTCTATATTAGAAGTTATTAACAACTTTTTATTTTGTTATTTTTTATGTTAT includes these proteins:
- a CDS encoding 5'-nucleotidase — encoded protein: TAYTDIDFAIDRLSGDIVEKTSKIITTYADEGVGLQPDAAVEDLVNKAVEQVNPIINREITVSEVDITRQQNEAGESALGNLIADAQNWQMNTDFAFMNPGGIRDDIKAGVVTYGDLYSVQPFGNTLVKMELTGNEIKELLRQQWQTEDYPRMLQISGLSYTWDANKDINERIINIVDNNNVPLDDNRIYKITVNSFLADGGDGFTVLKNGRNREIGPTDLDGLINFINELKQPIYYTIEGRIKKIM